A single region of the Methanofollis sp. genome encodes:
- a CDS encoding SET domain-containing protein: MADAETEEGASTSSIVSSVRLHDGAEGADIEGQIHPPDIVVGETAGRGRGVFAARDFLRGEVIEVCPVIVSAGAGDEGLIDQTNFFNYYFGWGEGERACAVALGYGSLYNHSYHPNADHRRDFAAGTITVAACRRIRAGEEITINYTGPVNCRDPVWFDVVGEE; encoded by the coding sequence ATGGCAGATGCAGAGACAGAGGAGGGCGCATCCACCTCTTCTATAGTGTCGTCGGTGAGACTGCATGACGGCGCCGAAGGCGCGGATATCGAAGGCCAGATCCACCCCCCCGATATCGTCGTCGGAGAGACGGCAGGGCGGGGCCGCGGTGTCTTTGCCGCAAGGGACTTCCTGCGCGGCGAGGTGATCGAGGTCTGCCCGGTGATCGTCTCGGCAGGCGCCGGGGATGAGGGTCTCATCGACCAGACAAACTTCTTCAACTACTACTTCGGGTGGGGAGAGGGGGAGCGGGCCTGTGCGGTCGCCCTCGGCTACGGTTCGCTGTACAACCACTCATACCACCCGAACGCCGACCACCGCCGGGACTTCGCCGCCGGCACGATCACGGTCGCGGCCTGCCGGCGCATCAGGGCGGGCGAGGAGATCACTATCAACTATACCGGCCCGGTGAACTGCCGGGACCCGGTCTGGTTCGACGTCGTGGGAGAGGAATAA
- a CDS encoding peptidylprolyl isomerase, translated as MGDHPEGAKVVLHTTMGDITIQLFADMPITAGNFEKLVKEGFYDGVIFHRVIPNFMIQGGDPTGTGMGGPGYTIPDEFTPSNRNDRGTISMANAGPNTGGSQFFINLVNNNYLDRMHPAFGKVVEGMEVVDAIGNARTDRQDRPVPEVRITKAEVL; from the coding sequence ATGGGAGACCATCCAGAAGGAGCAAAGGTCGTCCTCCACACGACGATGGGCGACATCACCATCCAGTTGTTTGCCGACATGCCGATCACCGCCGGCAACTTTGAAAAACTGGTGAAAGAAGGGTTCTACGACGGCGTTATCTTCCACCGGGTCATCCCCAACTTCATGATCCAGGGCGGCGACCCGACCGGCACCGGCATGGGCGGGCCAGGCTACACGATCCCCGACGAGTTCACGCCCTCGAACAGGAACGACCGCGGCACCATCTCGATGGCGAATGCCGGCCCGAACACCGGGGGAAGTCAGTTCTTCATCAACCTGGTGAACAACAACTATCTCGACCGCATGCACCCGGCCTTCGGGAAGGTCGTCGAGGGGATGGAGGTCGTCGACGCCATCGGAAATGCGAGGACCGACCGTCAGGACCGGCCTGTCCCCGAGGTCAGGATCACGAAGGCAGAGGTTCTCTGA
- a CDS encoding HEAT repeat domain-containing protein has translation MAGEGDARRAAEHERMVEEFLQNLTHERPEYRWGAADALGRLGDRRAVEPLIAVMDDPDPRVRKKAAWALGQLGDMRGQRSLLAAMRDRDEDVREIAEEAYEILKRKVFGGE, from the coding sequence ATGGCCGGAGAGGGCGACGCACGGCGTGCCGCGGAGCACGAGAGGATGGTGGAGGAGTTTCTCCAGAACCTCACCCATGAGAGGCCTGAATATCGGTGGGGTGCCGCGGACGCCCTCGGCAGGCTCGGGGACAGAAGGGCGGTCGAACCCCTCATCGCCGTCATGGACGACCCCGACCCGCGGGTGCGGAAGAAGGCGGCATGGGCCCTCGGGCAGCTCGGCGACATGCGGGGGCAGAGGTCTCTTCTTGCGGCGATGCGAGATCGTGACGAGGATGTCAGGGAGATCGCGGAGGAGGCGTAC